A region from the Parasphingopyxis sp. CP4 genome encodes:
- the truA gene encoding tRNA pseudouridine(38-40) synthase TruA: MTRFRLTIEFDGQSYMGWQRQPHGPSVQQAIEDACAAITGEEALVYGAGRTDSGVHALAMSAHVDIKREITAFRLGEALNAKLRGEAIAILDCEAVDDDWHARFGCTGRHYLYRIVNRRAPLALDDGRAWRIPQPLNEEMMQAAAQLLVGKHDFTTFRSAHCQAESPVKTLSALDVERIGDRLEVTASARSFLHHQVRSMVGCLALVGIGRWSVGDLKDALEATDRNRLGLNAPPDGLYFVCADYPEG, translated from the coding sequence ATGACCCGATTCCGGCTCACCATCGAGTTTGATGGCCAATCTTATATGGGCTGGCAGCGGCAACCGCATGGCCCGAGCGTTCAACAAGCGATCGAAGATGCCTGTGCAGCGATTACCGGTGAGGAGGCGTTGGTCTATGGCGCAGGCCGCACGGACTCCGGCGTACATGCTCTCGCGATGAGCGCGCATGTCGATATTAAACGCGAGATCACCGCCTTTCGCCTCGGTGAGGCACTCAATGCAAAGCTGCGCGGCGAAGCGATCGCTATCCTGGATTGCGAGGCGGTCGACGATGATTGGCATGCGCGGTTTGGCTGTACAGGCCGCCACTATCTGTATCGGATCGTCAATCGCCGTGCGCCGCTGGCGCTGGATGATGGCCGAGCCTGGCGCATTCCACAGCCATTGAATGAGGAAATGATGCAAGCCGCCGCGCAGCTTCTCGTCGGCAAACATGATTTCACGACATTCCGTTCAGCGCATTGCCAGGCGGAAAGCCCGGTGAAGACGCTTTCGGCGCTGGATGTGGAGCGCATTGGGGATCGTTTGGAGGTGACTGCTTCGGCCCGCTCCTTCCTCCATCACCAGGTACGCTCGATGGTCGGCTGTTTGGCCCTGGTCGGAATTGGGCGTTGGTCGGTTGGCGATCTGAAAGATGCGCTCGAAGCGACCGATCGCAATCGGCTTGGTCTGAACGCCCCGCCGGACGGGCTATACTTCGTATGCGCGGATTATCCCGAGGGCTGA
- the fmt gene encoding methionyl-tRNA formyltransferase, with amino-acid sequence MRIIFMGTPDFAVPALRALVDAGHDIVAVYSQPPRPAGRGKKLRPSAVHKAAEELGIEVRTPASLKSDEEKAAFAALEADVAVVAAYGLILNQAILDAPKRGCLNIHASLLPRWRGAAPVQRAILAGDPATGITIMQMERGLDTGPMLTLAATLSEGKTAGALTDELADMGASLICDTLDALDTLVPNIQDDTDATYADKITKAEARIDFSQTAEEVERAIRAFNPMPGAFFEFDGERFKILAADFVEASGEPGSVVDDTLTIACGEDAIRPTLVQRAGKAAMDTADLLRGFSIPVGTRL; translated from the coding sequence ATGCGGATCATTTTCATGGGAACGCCCGATTTCGCGGTGCCGGCGCTGCGCGCTCTTGTCGATGCAGGGCATGATATTGTTGCAGTTTACAGCCAACCGCCACGCCCTGCGGGCCGCGGAAAAAAACTGCGTCCTTCTGCGGTCCATAAGGCAGCGGAAGAACTCGGGATTGAGGTACGGACCCCGGCAAGCCTGAAATCGGACGAAGAAAAAGCAGCCTTTGCTGCGCTTGAGGCCGATGTGGCTGTGGTGGCGGCCTATGGATTGATCCTGAATCAGGCGATTCTCGACGCGCCGAAGCGTGGTTGCCTCAACATCCATGCCTCGCTCCTTCCCCGCTGGCGCGGCGCGGCCCCGGTGCAGCGCGCGATATTGGCGGGCGATCCGGCGACCGGCATCACCATCATGCAGATGGAGCGCGGTCTCGATACCGGCCCGATGCTGACGCTTGCTGCCACGCTCTCCGAGGGAAAAACTGCTGGTGCACTGACGGACGAATTGGCGGATATGGGGGCGTCGCTGATTTGCGATACGCTGGATGCGCTCGATACGCTTGTCCCGAATATTCAGGACGATACCGACGCCACCTATGCCGACAAGATCACCAAAGCAGAGGCGCGCATCGATTTCTCCCAAACGGCGGAAGAGGTCGAACGGGCGATCCGTGCCTTTAACCCAATGCCGGGCGCATTTTTCGAATTTGACGGCGAGCGATTCAAAATCCTTGCTGCCGATTTTGTCGAGGCGAGCGGCGAACCAGGGAGCGTTGTCGACGACACGCTGACAATTGCGTGCGGCGAGGATGCTATCCGACCGACTCTGGTACAGCGGGCCGGGAAAGCGGCGATGGATACCGCCGATTTGTTACGTGGCTTCTCCATCCCGGTCGGTACGCGGCTCTGA
- the recR gene encoding recombination mediator RecR yields the protein MASAEIDQLTNALARLPGLGPRSARRAVLHLLKKREASLTPLLRALETVEAKLATCSICGNVDTSDPCGICTDTKRDARSLCVVEEVSDLWALDRSRLFPGRFHVLGGRLSALDGVRPEDLHIDTLIARVSSGEIDEVVLAMNATLEGQTTAHYLAERLESHPVRITQLAHGLPVGGELDYLDDGTLAQALRARSPIA from the coding sequence ATGGCCTCTGCAGAGATTGACCAACTGACCAATGCACTCGCCCGATTACCGGGTTTGGGGCCGCGTTCTGCCCGCCGGGCCGTGCTGCATCTCCTCAAAAAGCGAGAAGCATCGCTCACGCCATTGCTGCGCGCATTGGAGACGGTGGAAGCGAAACTTGCGACCTGCAGCATCTGCGGCAATGTCGATACGAGCGACCCCTGCGGTATCTGCACGGATACAAAACGCGATGCGCGATCGCTCTGTGTCGTCGAAGAAGTCTCCGATCTCTGGGCGCTGGATCGCTCTCGGTTATTCCCAGGGCGGTTCCACGTCCTTGGCGGGCGGCTTTCGGCGCTGGACGGTGTTCGTCCGGAAGACCTGCATATCGACACGCTGATTGCCCGCGTATCAAGTGGAGAGATTGACGAGGTTGTGCTGGCAATGAACGCGACCCTCGAAGGCCAGACAACCGCGCATTACCTGGCCGAGCGCCTCGAATCGCATCCAGTGCGCATCACCCAGCTCGCCCATGGCCTGCCGGTCGGCGGCGAGCTCGATTATCTCGACGATGGCACATTGGCCCAGGCGTTGCGCGCACGTAGCCCCATCGCTTGA
- the def gene encoding peptide deformylase translates to MAILPIVEVPDPRLKTVSTPVEEVTDETRALIADMFETMYDAPGIGLAAIQVGVPKRILVIDLQEEEDEEGEPVRDPRVFINPELVDPSEELRTYEEGCLSIPDQFAEIDRPDSVTARWLDENGEQHEERLEGLLATCLQHEMDHLEGIVFIDHLSRMKRNMVLKKLEKARRAQAA, encoded by the coding sequence ATGGCCATTTTACCGATCGTTGAAGTTCCGGATCCCCGGTTGAAAACTGTTTCCACGCCTGTCGAAGAGGTGACGGATGAGACACGTGCGCTGATCGCGGACATGTTTGAGACGATGTATGATGCTCCGGGTATCGGTCTGGCGGCGATCCAGGTTGGTGTGCCCAAGCGCATTCTCGTGATCGACCTGCAGGAAGAAGAGGATGAGGAGGGCGAACCCGTTCGCGATCCGCGTGTCTTCATCAATCCCGAACTGGTCGATCCGTCTGAAGAGTTACGGACCTATGAAGAGGGTTGCCTCTCCATTCCCGATCAATTCGCCGAAATTGACCGACCGGACAGTGTGACCGCTCGCTGGCTCGATGAAAATGGCGAGCAGCACGAGGAACGCCTCGAAGGCCTGCTCGCGACCTGCCTCCAGCATGAGATGGACCATCTCGAAGGCATTGTGTTCATCGATCATCTCTCGCGCATGAAGCGCAATATGGTGCTCAAAAAGCTAGAAAAAGCGCGGCGGGCCCAGGCGGCATAA